In the Rhododendron vialii isolate Sample 1 chromosome 2a, ASM3025357v1 genome, ATGGTATGCTATCCCAACAAGTACTCCATATTGTGTATCAAGATTAGAGGTTTTGAAGAAAATTAAATCCGCTCGGAACAATGTTGGTGATGTTGAGGAGGCCGAGAAGGGTGTTTCCGATGAGTTGCAGGCTGGAGATGAGGCCCCCGACTCCTGGAAGGGAGGCGTTGCAGTTTGAGAGCGGGGTCTTGACTACCAAGTTACAGCCCGTGAGAAGAGTGGAAAGAACGAATTGTAGAGGGTCCAGGACTATGGAAAATAGCCCGGAGCCGTTTGTTGTTGCGCTGGAAACTACATTTCCCGATCCACACTGCAATTGAACCAGCGCATCTGCATGACAAATATTGTACATTAGTATCGCAATCGCTGGCGTAATAATTTCCTATCTGCAGGACGGATGGAGGGAGCGCGGGAGCGCGGCAGCCTCGGAACCCCAAACAGTACTAGTATAACTTCATTTGTATAACATTTCTGCTCTTTGTTATCTTATGgttttgtgcatttttttggaggaaatattttACAAAGACGTCCGCTCTAAAAAACTCTCTTTAACCGTCATTTTTAGAACAACTCTGCTAGCACACCACACACGCCTACTCAAACACCTACACGTACACTAACATTGTTGTGGGTCCCGAAGCAGTGTGTCTGggaccaccccccccccccaatggCAGCCATAATGTACTTGAGTGTGCGGTTTtagaattttgagttttgaaaatcTGATCCTTCAAGGGGCGGTTTagattgccgatcaaaaaaaatggcGTTTTAGAGTGAAAGAAAGTGCCGCAATCACAACAAAAGTTTTGTTCTTACACCATTATTGGCACATGAGAAAGTAGTATCAGGAATTAAATACGAGAAGTATGCCATATATATGCAGAATATGTAATGATAAAAGTCATGAGTTTTGTGGAGAGGCCAGGTTGTAAGTCTAGGTGTGAGTTATCACTTGGGAAAGCTGGGGCTGTAGTAGTACTGGCATTGACAGAGCAACGAACGAGGCCGTCAATTTTGATCAAGCCCAATAAACCGCTGATAAGTCCGAGTTGGGCTTCGGCCATGGGGGCTGCAGCCATGGCAACAACCATCAGGGAAACAAAGAGGAGGGAATGGGATTTGAAAGCCATGGCTATAACTAGCTAGCTTCTTGTGGTGAGGAATATTCACTAATGCCTAGGAGTATTGCTCAGTTGCAAAGTACTGATGTAGGACTATAGTTCAGTACAATGTTGCCTATTTATAGAGGATATATAAGAGGCCATGTTACTATATATCTGTAATGGTATTGGTACCGGTCGGGGTAGAACCGGTATAGGGATTATCGAGCGTGAAGTATAGGACATATGCTCCAACTCAATCAATATCAACAACTACAACTCGTGACCGGTTAGGCTTGGTTGATTTTGTCAGAAAGGAAAGTAGGTACATACAGTAGACTAACAACACCTAGTTAGAGAGGCCATTCTTCACAAGATAGattgtatttttctatcaaAGTCTAGAAAAATGCGATAAATTGTTTTTGGATTGTCGCACCAACGAGAATTATAGTATCATTGGCGGCGGAAAAGAATTTTTAATTTAGAGCAATTGAATCGACAGTATAAATCTAGCATCCGCTATCTGTATAGGAAAGGAATTGGTACTTATCGGGTTTAGGCTcataaacttctttttttcaactCATTGTTATTTCTGTCATATAATGATAATATGATATTGGAGCCAAAAAACTTGATATCTATCAAGCGGTCGATATCTGTATCGATCTACATCAACGACTCTTGTCTATTCTATTTCACGCATGCAAACGACCAACATGTTCTGCCCTTGCTATTTGCATTCCCCATCAACATATCTGGGCCGTTGATTGGGGGATACGGTATACCCTTTTGCTAGAGGCAGCACGATAGAATTTCGCACATCTCAATATATGTCATTCTTCATCACCATGCACGCCACCTTTGTGGGCTTAACCCTAAAAGTGAACCCTACTGCAACCCCTAAGCTCCACTGgcacatgcatgcatgcttCACTTAGCCCCATTTTGACTGCTCTTCTGTCTTAGTGAGCAATTTGAGATATCTATATGGTCCAAGTTGCTGCAACTAGCTAAAATCTCTTGAGACTTCTCCAaggatttagtttttttttttttttttgaatggcgaaaaagttttattaatctttgaaggaTTATGAAGACTAAAAGGGCAAGGAGAAAGGCAGCAAGTGCCTatccgagacccaaacccttgattggcaagatgccaatcAAGGAGAAAACCCCAAGGGCCAAAGCCCAACACCTAAAAGGCCACAACATTTTGTACTTATGCATGCCATcgttagggctgcaaatgagggGAGTTCGTGTGTTTCCAAGATGGTTGGAAAACTTAACAAGTTTCGAGAACATGTGTATTCAAGCTCCATTAAAGCTAGGACAAAATCTCGTATGTATTTTCTACAAAAGATTTGATTCGAACATGAGAGCTAGGAGGGAAACAAACCCCTAAATCTCTCAAGCATTAACCACCAGGTGTGTCCAATATTGGGGTGTAAACCTAGACGAATATGATTgatgaaattattcatatagaGATACAATGAGAATAAAGTTAAGAAACTTAATTGATAATTAATCTGACTTTTTACGTggttttgatttcttttctCTCATGCATTCAATAATACTCTCATTGCTTCTATCCATAACATGGTCAATCCATTCTTGATGTCCTCCATGCATGTTATGATTCCAATTCCGCCTTTATAATTAATTTCCTCTATAAGCTCTATGATCAGTAAATACATCCAGTGTTTATCTTATTTGTACTCAAGCAGAGCTCGAGCAGTTTGATTTTCTTGTCATGTTTGAACTATATATGGTTGTTCATATAACCAATATATCTCAAACGGACTTTTAACGAGTTGAGTTTGAATAGCTTAGTTCGATTTACAATCTCAACTCTAACTGTGCCAATATCGAGTATCTCAGTCCAGTGTTGGTTGATATACTGATACTGTGTACTTGGCAGCATCAACAACCTACGTAAAATCTATTGTCGTAGTGAAAATTACATAGTTGAGTTAGAATGAGACAAGGGGATGTCTCCTCCAATCTTGTTCACGGTCCTCAACCAATCAACGAAACTATGTAGGTTGGATGGTGTTACCGTTGGACTCAATATTTGTTCGTCGAAGTCATCAACATGTTTTGCATATCAGTTACATTTACAAGGAAAAGTCTCTAGCTTAACTGGACCAGAAAACTCGAAATTAAATCCAAGCTAGGCCGCACTAGCATTGCTACTAGTTCTGGACCATACCAAATGGAAGCAAGGCTTGTGGTTTCATACTTGGATTCAACCCTTTTCAACTGGCAAAAATTTGATGATAAGCAGAAAGTGAAATTTGTGGCCACGAATTTTAGTATTGGAAAATGGTCCAATGAAGTGGACTTGACTGCTTGATCAGGCAACTTAGAACAGAACAAAAATGTGAATCCACTGACTAGTCATTTGTTGAAACTGATCAAAAGAGGTGTGGGTACCAATTTTGCGCAAAGATGCAAATTGGCATATTGAGACGAAAAACCAATCATACGTGGATTTGCGCCAGCTTTAAATCGGCCCTCAGTAGCGGATGATGGGATTAATTCCGAGAATTATTCAAGGTGCTTGTAAAGCGGAGGAGTTTGCAGCGGTTAGATGTGGGCGGCAACGGCGGCAAGCGGCGGTGGAGGACGTGGTGCAGAGGCAAAAGAGTTGGGGTTGCTGTGTACTGTTGGGTGGGCCGGCCAACTTCTTGGGCCTGGCTATTTTGGTCTGCTTTTTTAGGTTTGGGGTGTTTTGGTGTTGCGTTCAAACATAAGACGTAGATTGGGCTTGGCCCTTGGGAGTCTTGTTGGCGTCTTTGCTAACAGGTGTACTTAAAAATGAGAGGCGAAGAAGTAAGTTTAGATCTCGCGAGAAGAAGTTGCTCAATGCATTTCTACTCCTACTGTGTTGTACTGATTTCATTTTATAtccttgtgatgaatgaaattatttttaccgataaaaaaaaaaaaaaaaaaactggtccATACACCTTAGGCAAGTACGGGAAAGGTGGGAAACAAAAGTGGGACAACAAATGGGAAAAGGATCCAAAAGGCCTTTATAACTCTTGGGCAACCCAGGAACCCCCACCTTAGGCAAGGTCACATTAGACCACCCGAACTCTAAACCCTTGGGCAATGGGCATAGAATGTCACCCGCAAGACCCATGAGAGAAAGGGCATTATGCCGATCGGGTGTTGAACACAAAaccttttta is a window encoding:
- the LOC131317664 gene encoding phylloplanin-like, which gives rise to MAFKSHSLLFVSLMVVAMAAAPMAEAQLGLISGLLGLIKIDGLVRCSVNASTTTAPAFPNALVQLQCGSGNVVSSATTNGSGLFSIVLDPLQFVLSTLLTGCNLVVKTPLSNCNASLPGVGGLISSLQLIGNTLLGLLNITNIVPSGFNFLQNL